Part of the Arthrobacter sp. MMS18-M83 genome is shown below.
ACATGTAGTGGTTAGGCACCCGCAAAGCGGATCTTGACCGCGTCGCCGTGGCCGGGAAGGTCCTCGGCATCAGCAAGACTCACAATGTGCTTGCTGACCTCCTCCAAGGCAGCCTTGTTGTAGTTGATGACCTGGACAGCGCGGAGGAATGTTGTCACGTTCAGGCCCGAAGAGAAGGCAGCGGTACCACTCGTGGGCAACACATGGTTGGAGCCTGCACAGTAGTCGCCGAGGCTGACTGGGCTGTAGTCCCCCACGAAAATCGCCCCCGCGTTGCGGATTCTTGCCGCGACGGCGGCTGCATCCGCCGTCATGATTTCCAAGTGTTCGGCTGCGTACGCATCGCAGACCGCAATGCCCTGCTCGAGATCGTCAACCAACACCACGCCTGATTGCGGTCCGGACAATGCTGTGCGTACCCGTTCGCCGTGTTTGGTGGTGCCTGACTGGAATGCGAGTTCCCGCCGCACGGCCGAGGCGAGTTCCTCGGAATCGGTGATCAGCACGGAGGCCGCTTTGGGGTCGTGCTCAGCCTGGCTGATGAGGTCCGCAGCCACGAGCGCCGGGCGGGCGGACGCGTCAGCCAAGATGGCGATCTCCGTGGTGCCCGCCTCCGAGTCGATCCCCACGACGCCTTTGACCAGACGCTTGGCGGTGGCCACGAAGATGTTGCCGGGGCCCGTCACAACATCCACGGGTTCGATGGACTGTTCATGGCCGGCTCCCGGGATCCCGAAGGCAAACGAAGCGATCGCCTGGGCACCTCCGATGCCATAAACTTCGTCAATTCCCAGCAGTGCGGCAGCGGCCAGGATGGTTGGGTGGGGCAAGCCGCCAAAGTCCTTCTGGGGCGGGGAGGCCAATGCGATGGATGTGACTCCGGCAGCCAGCGCCGGAACGACGTTCATGATCACGGAGGACGGGTACACGGCCAACCCGCCCGGAACGTACAGTCCCACCCGGCCCACGGGTACCCAATTCTGGCTGACGACGGCGCCGTCCCCCAGTTCCACGTGGACGCTCGCCGGCCGCTGGCCGTCGGCGAAACGACGGGCACGGCTGATGGATTCCTCCAGGGCGGCACGGACAGCCGGATCCAGGTTTTCGAGGGCAGCGGCGAGGGCGGCAGCGGGCACGCGGGGGTGGGACTGTTCCACGCCGTCGAACGCCAGGGCCAACTCACCAAGCGCTTCAAAACCCCGGGAGCGGACGGCGCTGATGATATCCAGGACCTTTTGCTCTGCGTCCGCCATGGTCTGATGCTCCGCCCGGGGCACCGCGGCGCGCAGTTCCGCCAAGCTCAGCGACCGTCCGCGCAAGTCGATACGACGGAAGTCCAGGGGCTGGGCAGGGGTGTCGGCAGAATTCTCCGGAGAAATGGTCACCAGATCATTTTACGGGGCGTGGGGCGATGCCTCCGGCTGCTTTCCCATCAGCCCGAAAAGAGTCAGGAGAAAAGTCACCAGGGCCGTCGCTCCCGGCCACAGCAAAAGCACCGCCATTGCCCGCAAGGTGAAGCCTTCACTTCCACTCGTTGCGGCGCTGGAAGGGGGGCCCCACCACTGCGCCGCGAGCAGGCCAACTTGCCAAGCCACCAGCGCGCCAGCCAAGCCACCGAGAACAGCGAGGAAAGTCCTCATGCCCTGGCCCGGCATCAGTACCTTGCTGTCCAGCAGGACCGCCGTGAAGCAGCCGGCAAGAAGCAGAAGCCCGGCCAAGACCAAGTCCCTCGGAAATCGACCCGCAGCAGCGGAGGGATCGGCGAGGGCGGAATTTCCGGAAATCAGGTTGAGTCCGCCCGGAGCCAACAGCCACCATGCCAGGCCCAGTCCGATGCCCGAGGCGGCCGGCACGGCGAGCCATAACCACCATCTGCGGTCTCGCGGGTCCGTGTCCGCCGCGGGGACGGATTCGAGGAGGTTCGATGTTGGCTTGGTCATGACACAAACATTAACAAACGTTTCTGGACGCTCAACAAGCGAGCACCCCGGCAGGTGGCGGAATACGCTGAACCCACCAGCGTTAATACCAATACGTCATGCAGGAGATCGAGCAAAGTGGCTTCGGAAGAATCGGCTTTTGAAGGAACCTTCAAGCAAATGTTCCGCCGGCATGCCGCCGGGGTTGCCATCATCACTGCCGACTTCAATGGCAAGCCTTTCGGATTCACCGCGACGTCGGTGGCGTCACTGTCGGCAGAGCCCCCGCGTTTTACGTTCAACATGTCGCGCAGTTCCAGTTCCTGGCCCGCGGTGGCGAATTCCACGTACATCGGCCTGCACATGCTGGGCCTTGAGAACCAAGCGCTTGCCGACCGTTTCGCGCGCACCCAGGAACGGTTTGAAGGCGATCACTGGGAACCTGGACCCTTCGATGTCCCCATCCTGAAGAACGTGGCCGGTTGGTTGATCGGCAAGATCCAGATGCGCCTGTCCTTCGAAAACAACGCGATCGTGGTGGTGGAGGTTGTCGACGGGCTTGTTGGCGACGACGACGCTCCCCTGCTCTACCACTCCGGCTCTTACAGCCAACCG
Proteins encoded:
- the hisD gene encoding histidinol dehydrogenase — encoded protein: MTISPENSADTPAQPLDFRRIDLRGRSLSLAELRAAVPRAEHQTMADAEQKVLDIISAVRSRGFEALGELALAFDGVEQSHPRVPAAALAAALENLDPAVRAALEESISRARRFADGQRPASVHVELGDGAVVSQNWVPVGRVGLYVPGGLAVYPSSVIMNVVPALAAGVTSIALASPPQKDFGGLPHPTILAAAALLGIDEVYGIGGAQAIASFAFGIPGAGHEQSIEPVDVVTGPGNIFVATAKRLVKGVVGIDSEAGTTEIAILADASARPALVAADLISQAEHDPKAASVLITDSEELASAVRRELAFQSGTTKHGERVRTALSGPQSGVVLVDDLEQGIAVCDAYAAEHLEIMTADAAAVAARIRNAGAIFVGDYSPVSLGDYCAGSNHVLPTSGTAAFSSGLNVTTFLRAVQVINYNKAALEEVSKHIVSLADAEDLPGHGDAVKIRFAGA
- a CDS encoding flavin reductase family protein, translated to MASEESAFEGTFKQMFRRHAAGVAIITADFNGKPFGFTATSVASLSAEPPRFTFNMSRSSSSWPAVANSTYIGLHMLGLENQALADRFARTQERFEGDHWEPGPFDVPILKNVAGWLIGKIQMRLSFENNAIVVVEVVDGLVGDDDAPLLYHSGSYSQPVPLDYEI